In Ensifer adhaerens, a single window of DNA contains:
- a CDS encoding conjugal transfer protein TraH: protein MLEAAFIEKCADPSLDLNVVEAFVRAVGNGDPLAVTVKVGQKKILVEKAETPEQALAIARRYVGHAIVRVGMTSYPAHLGIESGTVLSPTLFNACENLRMGTAMFAKIMRIVAAWYGRNASDEALPYVLSDSLHAWGSGEFEGKDVFQAEDPGGLAAERAVRSQDSRNSDQPSLPSVDEAQPGDITSADMRIDLSGIGSNAPTVPVR, encoded by the coding sequence GTGCTTGAGGCGGCATTTATCGAGAAATGCGCAGATCCGTCCCTGGACTTAAACGTGGTCGAGGCGTTCGTCCGCGCGGTCGGAAACGGCGATCCGCTGGCAGTCACGGTCAAGGTCGGCCAAAAGAAGATCCTGGTGGAAAAGGCTGAGACCCCAGAACAAGCGCTCGCAATCGCCCGCCGCTATGTCGGGCACGCAATCGTGCGGGTTGGAATGACCTCGTACCCCGCTCACCTTGGGATAGAGAGTGGCACGGTATTGAGCCCTACCCTCTTTAATGCCTGTGAAAACCTTCGCATGGGGACGGCAATGTTCGCAAAAATCATGCGGATCGTCGCCGCGTGGTATGGCCGAAACGCTAGCGACGAAGCGCTACCCTATGTCCTGTCCGACAGCCTCCATGCGTGGGGCTCGGGTGAGTTCGAGGGTAAGGACGTATTCCAGGCAGAGGATCCGGGCGGGCTGGCAGCCGAACGGGCCGTTCGCTCGCAGGACAGCCGCAACAGCGATCAACCCTCCTTGCCATCGGTCGACGAAGCCCAACCGGGTGACATCACGTCGGCCGATATGCGGATCGATCTGTCGGGGATCGGGTCGAACGCACCCACCGTGCCGGTCCGATAG
- a CDS encoding DUF736 domain-containing protein produces MATIGSFTSTENGFTGSIRTLALNVKARIARIESPSDKGPHFRIYAGNVEFGAAWQKNSEQTGRDYLSVKLDDPSFPAPIYATLAEVEGEDGYQLIWSRSIRD; encoded by the coding sequence ATGGCAACCATCGGCTCTTTCACCTCCACCGAAAATGGCTTTACTGGCTCGATCCGCACCCTGGCCCTCAACGTCAAGGCCCGCATCGCCCGGATCGAATCTCCCTCCGACAAAGGCCCCCACTTCCGCATCTACGCGGGCAACGTCGAGTTCGGAGCGGCCTGGCAGAAGAACTCCGAGCAGACCGGTCGCGACTACCTCTCGGTCAAGCTCGACGATCCAAGCTTCCCCGCTCCGATCTACGCAACGCTTGCGGAAGTCGAAGGCGAAGATGGCTACCAGCTGATCTGGTCGCGCTCCATCCGGGACTGA
- a CDS encoding flagellin encodes MVTLLRSLLDGDWPDTVIQVSSADPRTIIVKSDPLIDRKWGGGTRAGFSNIVVSIEPLPAINFLNIDIKQHPDLVDHYMNYIEVSGQRVIDGAAVLGALKQRTDMQSEFANKLMDSIDKGVGRLVDANMNLVSTRLKALQTQEQLAIQSLHIANNNSEAILQLFR; translated from the coding sequence ATGGTAACTCTGCTGCGGTCCCTGCTCGATGGGGATTGGCCGGACACGGTCATCCAAGTCTCCAGCGCCGATCCGCGCACAATCATCGTCAAGTCGGACCCCTTGATTGATCGCAAGTGGGGCGGCGGAACGCGCGCGGGGTTTTCGAACATCGTCGTCAGCATCGAGCCGCTTCCGGCGATCAACTTCCTCAACATCGACATTAAGCAGCACCCTGACCTGGTCGACCACTACATGAACTACATCGAGGTGTCGGGACAGCGGGTGATCGACGGTGCGGCCGTTCTTGGCGCCCTCAAGCAACGCACCGACATGCAGTCGGAATTCGCAAACAAGCTGATGGACAGTATCGACAAAGGCGTCGGCCGCCTCGTCGACGCCAACATGAACCTGGTGTCGACAAGGCTCAAGGCGCTTCAGACACAGGAGCAACTTGCAATTCAGTCGCTGCATATTGCCAACAACAACAGCGAAGCGATCCTGCAATTGTTCAGGTGA
- a CDS encoding type II toxin-antitoxin system VapC family toxin — MKYLLDTNVVSELRKVGDGKADANVVAWIGGEDARKFFISVITILELERGVLGVQRRDAAQGARLRSWLDSRVRPEFADRIVPIDGSIATRCAHLHVPDRRNEAYALIAATALVHDMTVVTRNTADFEGTGVVAVDPWQA, encoded by the coding sequence TTGAAGTACCTGCTCGATACCAACGTCGTTTCGGAGTTGCGCAAAGTCGGGGACGGCAAGGCTGACGCAAATGTGGTGGCCTGGATTGGCGGAGAGGACGCACGCAAGTTCTTCATTTCGGTCATTACGATCCTTGAACTTGAGCGCGGTGTGCTTGGAGTACAGCGCCGGGATGCCGCGCAGGGCGCCCGGCTCCGGTCCTGGCTCGACAGCCGCGTGCGTCCGGAATTCGCAGATCGCATCGTACCAATTGACGGTTCTATCGCGACCCGGTGCGCCCACCTGCATGTTCCTGACCGGCGCAATGAGGCCTATGCGCTGATTGCCGCAACCGCCCTGGTCCACGACATGACCGTCGTGACACGCAACACGGCGGATTTTGAAGGGACCGGTGTCGTCGCGGTCGACCCGTGGCAAGCCTGA
- the traF gene encoding conjugative transfer signal peptidase TraF, translating to MTNGSARSGTTRRWRQRPLLVVLAGLLSSLVIVFYGLACGYRLNWTPSQSLGLWRIRPLAGAVATGDLVFVCPPDTPRFREAHMRGYLRAGLCPGGYGPLIKTVVALEGQRVEIGHKLEIDGRVIAHANVRKSDGRGRPLSSFKGGVVPAGHVFLHSSFSASWDSRYFGPVPAEGILGLADAVLTYAP from the coding sequence ATGACAAACGGATCCGCTCGTTCAGGAACAACGCGCCGGTGGCGTCAACGGCCGCTCCTTGTGGTGTTGGCCGGATTGCTGTCATCGCTCGTGATCGTCTTCTACGGATTGGCGTGCGGCTATCGCCTCAACTGGACGCCGAGCCAATCGCTCGGTCTTTGGCGGATCCGTCCGCTGGCAGGTGCGGTCGCCACCGGTGACCTTGTCTTTGTTTGCCCGCCGGACACGCCGCGATTTCGCGAGGCGCACATGCGTGGTTATCTGCGGGCAGGCCTTTGCCCCGGCGGATACGGCCCGCTCATAAAGACGGTGGTCGCGCTTGAGGGACAACGTGTTGAGATCGGCCACAAACTTGAGATCGACGGACGCGTGATTGCTCACGCCAACGTTCGGAAAAGCGATGGTCGTGGTCGCCCGCTTTCGTCTTTCAAGGGCGGGGTCGTTCCGGCCGGCCACGTGTTCCTGCATTCCAGTTTTTCAGCCTCCTGGGACTCCCGGTACTTTGGTCCAGTTCCTGCAGAGGGAATTCTCGGCTTGGCCGATGCGGTGCTGACCTATGCGCCGTGA
- the traD gene encoding conjugal transfer protein TraD, with amino-acid sequence MARAGTIDARRKDTREKIELGGLIVKAGLRYESRALLLGALIDLGQRLKIDEGERIRLAKIGAEAFRHGRE; translated from the coding sequence ATGGCGCGCGCAGGCACAATCGATGCCCGGCGGAAGGACACCAGGGAAAAGATCGAACTCGGGGGCCTCATCGTCAAAGCGGGCTTGCGCTACGAGTCGCGCGCGCTCCTCCTTGGCGCTTTAATCGATCTTGGCCAGCGCCTGAAGATCGACGAAGGCGAGCGTATTCGGCTGGCGAAAATCGGTGCGGAGGCCTTTCGCCATGGGCGTGAGTAG
- a CDS encoding type II toxin-antitoxin system Phd/YefM family antitoxin yields MPGVTTLSSPELNHDVSGAKKAAKSGPVIITDRGKPSHVLMTYDEFERLSGRHRNLVDALAMPGLSSIDFELQRAEIMPREVDLS; encoded by the coding sequence CTGCCGGGCGTCACTACCCTTTCCAGCCCAGAGCTCAATCATGACGTGAGCGGCGCCAAGAAGGCGGCGAAGAGCGGCCCGGTCATCATCACGGACCGCGGTAAGCCGTCGCACGTTCTCATGACATATGATGAATTCGAGCGCTTGAGCGGCAGGCACCGGAACCTTGTTGACGCGCTCGCGATGCCCGGGCTTTCTTCAATCGACTTTGAGCTGCAGCGGGCCGAAATCATGCCTCGCGAAGTGGACTTGTCTTGA
- the traG gene encoding Ti-type conjugative transfer system protein TraG yields the protein MGVSRIALAASPLALMALALVTMEGAGDWLSSFAGREAGRLALIRAGVAIPSVSAAVVGAIFLFAAAGSANIRFAGWGAFGGGLTAAAVALIDGFVDTSLAQSWQFHTLDFEPAAVVGAVAALLSSGFALRVAMIGNAAFPKSAPKRVRGKRAIYGEAEWMKLSCAKRLFPEVAGIVIGEAYRVDEDGVAAIPFRADKPETWGAGGRSPLLCFDGSFGSSHGIVFAGSGGFKTTSVTVPTALKWGSTLVVLDPSNEVAPMVIDHRKGAGRDVRILDPKKPDAGFNALDWIGRYGRSKEEDIAAVASWIMSDSGRAIGVRDDFFRASALQLLTALIADVCLSGHTRKEDQTLRQVRRNLAEPEPKLRERLQAIHANSSSGFVRENVAAFVNMTPETFSGVYANAVKETHWLSYENYAGLVSSKSFSTEQLLAGSLDVFINIDLKTLETHSGLARVIIGSFVNAIYNRNRSGDDLALFLLDEVARLGYLRILETARDTGRKYGISLTLIFQSIGQMRETFGGRDATSKWFESASWVSFAAINDPETAEYVSRRCGMTTVEVDQVSRSFQSRGSSRTRSKQLAARPLIQPDEVLRMRADEQIVFTAGNAPLRCGRAIWFRREDMQGCVKGSRFHAPSEPV from the coding sequence ATGGGCGTGAGTAGGATCGCACTTGCAGCCTCGCCACTTGCCTTGATGGCTCTCGCCCTTGTCACAATGGAGGGAGCCGGCGACTGGCTATCGTCTTTCGCGGGGCGGGAAGCCGGACGCCTGGCGTTGATCCGGGCAGGCGTCGCGATCCCCTCTGTTTCGGCGGCGGTCGTTGGCGCCATCTTCCTGTTTGCGGCGGCCGGATCCGCCAACATCCGCTTTGCGGGATGGGGCGCATTCGGGGGAGGGCTGACCGCTGCCGCTGTCGCCCTCATCGACGGCTTTGTAGACACGAGCCTCGCTCAGTCCTGGCAGTTCCACACGCTGGACTTCGAACCGGCAGCGGTCGTCGGAGCCGTGGCGGCGCTTCTATCGTCGGGCTTCGCATTGCGGGTCGCGATGATCGGAAATGCCGCCTTCCCCAAATCTGCGCCGAAGCGCGTTCGCGGCAAGCGCGCCATCTACGGTGAAGCCGAATGGATGAAGCTCTCCTGCGCGAAAAGGCTCTTTCCGGAGGTGGCGGGCATCGTGATTGGAGAAGCCTACCGGGTCGATGAAGACGGCGTCGCGGCCATTCCATTTCGAGCAGACAAGCCCGAGACCTGGGGCGCTGGCGGCCGGTCGCCGCTCTTGTGCTTCGACGGCTCTTTCGGCTCGTCGCACGGTATCGTCTTTGCGGGGTCAGGCGGGTTCAAGACGACCTCGGTAACGGTACCGACGGCGCTCAAGTGGGGAAGTACGCTCGTCGTTCTCGACCCCTCCAACGAAGTGGCCCCGATGGTGATCGACCATCGAAAAGGCGCTGGCCGGGACGTTCGAATTCTCGATCCGAAGAAACCCGACGCGGGCTTCAATGCTTTGGACTGGATCGGCCGTTACGGCCGAAGCAAGGAGGAGGATATCGCCGCGGTGGCCTCCTGGATCATGAGCGACAGCGGTCGCGCAATCGGGGTGCGTGACGATTTCTTCAGGGCGTCCGCACTGCAGTTGCTGACCGCACTCATTGCCGATGTCTGCCTTTCGGGCCACACCCGCAAGGAAGACCAGACGCTGAGGCAAGTTCGCAGGAATCTCGCCGAGCCGGAGCCGAAGCTGCGCGAGCGCCTGCAGGCCATTCACGCGAACTCGAGTTCGGGCTTCGTGAGAGAAAATGTCGCTGCATTCGTCAACATGACGCCGGAGACCTTTTCGGGCGTCTATGCCAACGCAGTCAAGGAGACCCATTGGCTCTCCTATGAGAACTACGCGGGTCTGGTGTCATCTAAGAGTTTCTCGACCGAGCAGCTTCTGGCCGGATCTCTGGATGTCTTCATCAACATCGATCTGAAGACGCTGGAAACGCATTCGGGCCTTGCTCGCGTCATCATCGGATCCTTTGTGAACGCGATCTACAATCGCAATCGCTCAGGCGACGACCTGGCTCTTTTTCTCCTCGATGAGGTTGCCCGCCTTGGTTACTTGCGCATCCTCGAAACGGCGCGCGACACCGGCCGCAAGTACGGGATATCACTCACGCTGATCTTTCAATCGATCGGCCAGATGCGCGAGACTTTCGGCGGCCGCGACGCAACCAGCAAATGGTTCGAGAGTGCAAGCTGGGTCTCCTTTGCCGCCATCAACGATCCCGAGACGGCCGAATATGTTTCAAGGCGTTGCGGCATGACGACCGTCGAAGTCGATCAGGTCAGCCGCAGTTTCCAATCACGTGGGTCGTCACGCACCCGCTCAAAGCAACTTGCTGCCCGGCCGCTCATCCAGCCGGACGAAGTGCTGCGCATGCGTGCCGACGAGCAGATCGTGTTTACGGCGGGAAACGCGCCGCTTAGATGCGGTCGCGCCATATGGTTCAGACGAGAGGACATGCAAGGCTGCGTCAAAGGGAGCAGATTTCATGCTCCGTCGGAGCCTGTCTGA
- the traA gene encoding Ti-type conjugative transfer relaxase TraA, whose amino-acid sequence MAVPHFSVNIVARGAGRSAVMSAAYRHCAKMDFEREARGVDYRAKQGLLHEEFVVPADAPAWLSSMIADRSVSGASEAFWNRVEEFEKRADAQLAKDLTIALPIELTPEQNIGLVREFVERQILSKGMVADWVYHDAPGNPHVHLMATLRPLTDEGFGAKKVALLAPDGRPLRNDMGKIVYELWAGGVDDFNALRDGWFACQNRHLALAGLDIRVDGRSYESQGITVAPTIHLGVGAKAIERKSTASQMPASLERLELQEALRQANARRIERRPQIVLDMITREKSVFDERDVAKILHRYIDDADLFGSLMLRVLRDPSALRLTAEGTDLGTGLYSPARYTTRELIRLEAEMVNRALWLARRTSHGVRGALLEATFSKNRGLSDEQQAAIEHLTTGAALAAVVGRAGAGKTTMMKAAREAWQAAGYRVVGGALAGKAAEGLEKEAGIASRTLSSWERRWAQGTDCLDEKTVFVLDEAGMVSSRQMAFFVEAVVRSGAKLVLVGDPEQLQPIEAGAAFRAIGDRVGYAELQTIYRQRAPWMRSASLDLARGKIGEAIDAYRANGKIVGAELKSEAIERLITDWDREHDLTKTSLMLAHLRRDVRLLNSLARARLVERGVVGEGAAFRTADGNRNFSAGDQIVFLKNDGILGVKNGMLGRVVEAGPGRFIASIGEGTHRRDVTVEQRLYNNVDHGYATTIHKSQGATVDRVKVLASLSLDRHLTYVAMTRHRDELAVYYGRRSFAKSGGLVPILSRRNAKETTLDYEARPLYRQALRFAEARGLHLMSVARTVVRDRLHWIVGQKQKLAMLGARLVDLASSIGLARGKLERAAPAIGAARPIVSAITVFAKSVEQAVADRLAADLNLRERWQDVSMRFQLVYADPQVAFAAVKVDAMLKDTSLAATVLQELAAEPQHFGALSGRTGMFASRSDKKDRDAALLNVPALARNLADYVRVRAETERRCLAEENAVRSKLAVEIPALSPVTRQALEQLREGLERDDQARHEPSPLPPSIRQELERFSAAVSQRFGERTFPQIAAKAPDGEVFAAVTAGMAPQQKNEVRLAWDAMRTIQLLSARDRVAAGLKLSETQRQSQGKELRLK is encoded by the coding sequence GTGGCTGTCCCTCATTTCTCCGTCAACATCGTTGCCCGTGGCGCGGGACGGAGTGCCGTCATGTCGGCCGCCTATCGCCACTGTGCGAAGATGGACTTCGAGCGCGAGGCCCGCGGGGTCGATTATCGCGCGAAGCAGGGGCTGCTCCATGAAGAGTTCGTGGTACCAGCTGATGCGCCAGCCTGGCTTTCCTCAATGATTGCGGATCGCTCCGTCTCCGGCGCGTCGGAAGCGTTCTGGAACAGGGTCGAAGAGTTCGAAAAGCGCGCCGATGCCCAGCTTGCCAAGGATCTCACGATCGCGTTGCCGATCGAACTCACGCCCGAGCAGAACATCGGGCTTGTGCGCGAATTCGTGGAGAGACAAATCCTGTCAAAAGGCATGGTCGCCGACTGGGTCTATCATGACGCCCCCGGCAATCCGCATGTTCACCTGATGGCGACGCTTCGTCCTCTCACGGACGAAGGGTTCGGAGCCAAGAAGGTGGCTTTACTTGCACCCGACGGCCGGCCACTGCGCAACGACATGGGCAAGATCGTTTACGAGCTCTGGGCGGGCGGCGTCGACGATTTCAATGCTCTTAGAGACGGATGGTTCGCGTGCCAAAACAGGCATCTGGCGCTCGCCGGACTCGACATTCGCGTTGATGGACGTTCCTACGAGAGCCAGGGGATCACGGTTGCGCCGACGATCCATCTGGGCGTTGGCGCCAAGGCGATCGAGCGAAAGTCCACCGCATCGCAGATGCCGGCTTCTCTGGAGCGTCTCGAACTCCAGGAGGCTCTTCGTCAGGCAAATGCGCGTCGCATCGAACGTCGTCCGCAAATCGTGCTGGATATGATAACGCGCGAAAAGAGCGTCTTCGATGAACGGGACGTCGCGAAGATCCTTCATCGCTATATCGACGATGCGGATCTCTTCGGCTCGTTGATGTTACGCGTGCTGCGAGATCCGAGCGCATTGCGCCTGACTGCAGAGGGTACCGACCTTGGAACGGGGCTCTATTCCCCGGCACGATACACGACTCGGGAACTCATCCGGCTCGAAGCGGAGATGGTAAACCGCGCTCTTTGGCTCGCGAGAAGAACTTCGCATGGTGTCCGCGGCGCTTTGCTGGAGGCAACCTTTTCTAAAAATCGAGGTCTTTCGGATGAGCAACAGGCGGCCATTGAGCATCTGACGACGGGGGCTGCCCTTGCTGCCGTCGTCGGTCGTGCAGGCGCTGGCAAGACAACGATGATGAAAGCCGCTCGTGAGGCCTGGCAGGCGGCGGGATATCGCGTTGTCGGCGGGGCTCTTGCCGGCAAGGCGGCCGAGGGATTGGAGAAGGAGGCAGGCATTGCCTCGCGCACGCTCTCGTCGTGGGAGCGTCGTTGGGCGCAAGGCACCGACTGCCTCGACGAAAAGACAGTGTTTGTCCTCGACGAGGCCGGCATGGTCTCGTCCCGGCAGATGGCATTCTTCGTCGAAGCCGTCGTAAGGTCCGGCGCGAAACTTGTCCTCGTCGGCGATCCCGAACAGCTTCAGCCGATCGAGGCCGGTGCGGCGTTTCGCGCGATCGGCGACCGGGTCGGCTATGCCGAACTCCAGACCATTTATCGCCAGCGCGCGCCCTGGATGCGCAGCGCGTCGCTTGATCTCGCCCGCGGCAAGATCGGCGAAGCGATCGATGCCTATCGCGCCAATGGCAAAATAGTAGGTGCGGAGCTCAAATCCGAGGCCATCGAACGCCTCATCACCGATTGGGACAGGGAGCATGACCTGACAAAGACGAGTTTGATGCTCGCGCATCTGCGGCGAGACGTGCGCCTGCTCAATAGCCTAGCGCGCGCCAGGCTCGTCGAACGTGGGGTTGTCGGTGAAGGCGCCGCGTTCCGCACAGCAGACGGAAACCGCAATTTTTCCGCCGGCGACCAGATCGTGTTCCTGAAGAACGATGGCATCCTGGGCGTCAAGAACGGCATGCTTGGGCGCGTGGTGGAAGCGGGTCCTGGCCGCTTCATCGCAAGCATTGGCGAAGGGACACATCGACGCGACGTTACCGTTGAACAGCGCTTGTACAACAATGTCGACCACGGCTACGCGACAACCATCCATAAGTCGCAAGGTGCGACCGTCGATCGGGTGAAAGTGCTCGCGTCGCTGTCATTGGACCGCCATCTCACCTATGTCGCGATGACCCGCCACCGCGACGAACTTGCCGTCTACTACGGTCGCCGCTCCTTCGCAAAGTCGGGCGGCCTGGTGCCGATCCTGTCGCGTCGCAACGCTAAGGAAACGACGCTCGATTACGAGGCACGACCGCTCTACCGCCAGGCACTGCGGTTTGCGGAAGCACGCGGACTGCACCTCATGAGCGTTGCCCGCACAGTCGTCCGTGACCGGCTTCACTGGATCGTCGGTCAGAAGCAAAAACTCGCGATGCTGGGCGCGCGATTGGTCGATCTGGCGTCTTCGATCGGGCTTGCCCGCGGCAAGCTTGAGCGCGCGGCCCCAGCAATCGGAGCTGCAAGACCGATCGTTTCCGCTATCACGGTTTTTGCCAAATCTGTCGAGCAAGCAGTCGCTGACAGGCTCGCGGCGGACCTCAACCTGAGAGAAAGATGGCAGGACGTCTCGATGCGCTTCCAGCTGGTTTACGCTGATCCGCAGGTCGCGTTTGCCGCCGTCAAGGTTGATGCGATGTTGAAGGATACCTCGCTCGCTGCAACCGTCCTTCAAGAGCTTGCTGCCGAGCCACAGCACTTCGGCGCGCTCAGTGGCAGGACCGGGATGTTTGCGAGCCGTTCCGACAAAAAGGATCGCGACGCAGCACTTCTCAATGTGCCGGCGCTCGCCCGAAATCTCGCAGATTATGTTCGCGTACGCGCTGAGACTGAGCGAAGGTGCTTGGCTGAAGAAAATGCCGTTCGTTCGAAGTTGGCGGTAGAGATCCCGGCTCTTTCGCCAGTGACCAGACAGGCGCTCGAACAATTGCGCGAAGGGCTCGAGCGCGATGATCAGGCACGCCATGAACCGTCGCCGCTCCCCCCGTCAATCAGACAGGAGCTGGAGCGATTTTCAGCCGCGGTCAGCCAAAGGTTCGGCGAGCGCACCTTCCCGCAGATTGCTGCGAAGGCCCCGGATGGCGAGGTCTTCGCGGCCGTCACGGCGGGAATGGCCCCTCAACAGAAGAATGAAGTGCGCCTGGCTTGGGACGCGATGCGGACGATCCAGCTGCTTTCTGCGCGTGATCGTGTCGCTGCCGGCCTCAAGCTGTCCGAAACGCAGCGTCAATCACAAGGCAAGGAACTCCGACTCAAATGA
- a CDS encoding WGR domain-containing protein — MNRSEGIDSKLSLDEILSIGDSHVMLTQPYHLYAERKDPAKNMARYYAMDISLDLFGQTCLTRRWGRIGSSGQRRVHHFAQEGDAVRLFLDIARLKRARGYRPVAGHPATTDPAITAML; from the coding sequence ATGAATCGATCAGAAGGGATCGATTCAAAACTCTCGTTGGACGAGATTCTGAGCATCGGCGATTCTCATGTCATGCTCACTCAGCCGTACCACCTTTACGCGGAACGGAAGGATCCGGCGAAGAACATGGCCCGGTACTACGCCATGGACATTTCACTGGATCTATTCGGCCAAACATGTCTCACGAGGCGGTGGGGACGTATCGGCTCGTCGGGACAGCGCAGGGTCCACCACTTCGCCCAAGAGGGCGATGCGGTGAGGCTTTTTCTGGATATCGCCCGGCTCAAGCGAGCACGTGGTTATCGGCCGGTCGCCGGCCACCCAGCTACAACAGATCCAGCAATTACAGCAATGCTGTAA
- the traC gene encoding conjugal transfer protein TraC, with protein sequence MKKPSSRIREEIARLQEQLKNAETREAERIGRIALKAGLGEIEVDEGELQSVFEKLAARFREGRRTAVQGSRAPSLTPGTPQGGAEGA encoded by the coding sequence ATGAAGAAACCGTCCTCGCGAATCCGCGAAGAAATCGCCCGGTTGCAGGAGCAACTGAAGAATGCAGAAACCCGCGAAGCCGAACGGATTGGCCGCATCGCACTGAAGGCCGGTCTCGGGGAGATCGAGGTCGATGAGGGCGAACTGCAGTCCGTCTTCGAAAAGCTCGCGGCACGTTTTCGGGAAGGCAGGAGAACGGCAGTCCAAGGGAGCAGGGCCCCGTCGCTCACGCCTGGCACGCCTCAGGGCGGCGCTGAAGGGGCTTGA
- a CDS encoding conjugal transfer protein TraB: protein MRRDLVLTAVLAVAAIVAGWIGWSGNLLLLPASCAFALIWSKAPNRMAVLIVSAAYFLTASRGLPLGVQQFYSTDVWPGLIFWLAASVSFVLVHLAAWSKRSAWRPFGFLVAMFLMAVPPLGITGWAHPLTASGILFPGWGWWGLVAMTAGLMGLATRMGPAVAVALTGFWLWSAAIWTDPKLPATWRGVDLEMGPSLGRDATLKRQRDLIATVHEIASQGAGFIVLPESALGFWTPTLGSFWKKSLHGRGVTVMAGAAVLDSSGYDNVLLMIDGDGSDILYRERMPVPVSMWRPWDPWIGERGAARAHFFANPVVEVGKRRIAPLICYEQLLVWPVLQSMLAGADVVVAVGNGWWTAGSSIVDIQRANVAAWASLFGIPLVISFNT from the coding sequence ATGCGCCGTGATCTCGTGCTAACGGCCGTGCTGGCGGTCGCTGCCATCGTTGCCGGATGGATCGGTTGGAGCGGAAACCTGCTGCTGTTGCCGGCATCTTGCGCGTTTGCGCTGATCTGGTCGAAGGCGCCGAACCGGATGGCGGTCCTGATCGTCTCGGCCGCATACTTTCTGACGGCCTCTCGTGGGTTGCCGCTCGGCGTTCAGCAGTTCTATTCCACCGACGTCTGGCCGGGTCTCATCTTCTGGCTCGCAGCCTCAGTGAGCTTCGTCCTGGTACATCTGGCGGCCTGGAGCAAGCGCTCGGCCTGGAGGCCGTTCGGCTTTCTCGTTGCGATGTTTCTCATGGCGGTTCCACCCCTCGGGATAACCGGATGGGCACACCCGCTCACCGCCTCAGGCATTCTGTTTCCGGGCTGGGGATGGTGGGGATTGGTTGCCATGACAGCCGGCCTCATGGGCCTCGCAACCCGTATGGGACCGGCTGTCGCCGTTGCCTTGACAGGCTTTTGGCTCTGGTCCGCCGCTATCTGGACCGACCCAAAGCTACCTGCGACATGGCGCGGCGTCGACCTCGAAATGGGGCCTTCGCTTGGTCGCGACGCAACTCTGAAGCGGCAGCGTGACTTGATTGCAACGGTCCATGAGATCGCGAGCCAAGGCGCAGGTTTCATCGTCTTGCCGGAGAGCGCCTTGGGGTTCTGGACACCGACGCTTGGCTCGTTCTGGAAGAAGAGTTTGCATGGGCGCGGGGTCACGGTCATGGCCGGCGCTGCGGTGCTAGACTCCAGTGGATACGACAACGTGCTCCTCATGATCGATGGTGACGGCAGTGACATTCTTTATCGGGAGCGGATGCCAGTTCCGGTTTCGATGTGGCGCCCCTGGGATCCGTGGATCGGCGAGCGTGGAGCGGCGCGTGCGCATTTCTTTGCCAATCCTGTGGTCGAAGTGGGCAAGCGCCGAATTGCACCCTTGATTTGCTACGAGCAATTGTTGGTCTGGCCTGTTCTTCAGTCGATGCTCGCAGGTGCCGACGTCGTCGTAGCCGTTGGGAACGGCTGGTGGACTGCCGGCAGTTCGATCGTCGATATCCAGCGCGCCAACGTGGCAGCTTGGGCCAGTCTCTTTGGCATCCCGCTCGTGATTTCTTTCAACACATGA